The proteins below come from a single Pseudomonadota bacterium genomic window:
- a CDS encoding diguanylate cyclase: MNPMAEDWKQKYFAALADAERDEQELQRMAVLLRLTASRLAAPATGLDPQLDRQLDQLLAGVRSSPVSASVEALLDDISSSVSALDRTASQLDGALQASGSVPSARPSPESRFLAMLDVVDREILDPQALEATRAALMQSVPDNRWPATVRQIAELITEAAARQSREVRELKGFLHRLTSRLKEIDRSLAGTQDQFAENLKRGEAMAESVNSHLGLLSSDVAQATDLPDLRELVELRTEAIHSRLQGFIDHERERHVAQDEELNALRRRVGELESSAGELKSELADARQAATVDALTGLLNRRAYDARVEELIGESRDANTPLGLVVCDIDHFKKLNDTLGHQAGDKVLESVARVLANSVRRDDLVARYGGEEFVVVLPGSTGAHARQAAEKIRAAIEAANFRFQGEKVAVTISCGCAELSGSESALALFERADQLLYQAKAAGRNRVCGPESLAGATPPLSRTG, from the coding sequence ATGAACCCGATGGCCGAAGACTGGAAACAGAAATATTTTGCTGCGCTGGCTGACGCTGAGCGCGACGAGCAGGAGCTCCAGCGAATGGCGGTCCTGCTGCGGCTGACGGCAAGCCGCCTGGCGGCCCCGGCCACCGGTCTCGATCCGCAGCTCGATCGGCAGCTTGACCAGCTGCTGGCCGGCGTGCGCTCGTCGCCGGTTTCGGCATCGGTCGAAGCGCTGCTCGACGACATCTCCAGCAGCGTATCCGCCCTGGACCGCACCGCGTCGCAGCTCGACGGGGCACTTCAGGCGAGCGGCTCGGTTCCGTCGGCTCGGCCGTCGCCCGAATCGCGTTTTCTGGCCATGCTCGATGTCGTAGACCGCGAGATTCTTGATCCGCAGGCGCTTGAGGCGACCCGCGCTGCCCTGATGCAGTCGGTACCTGACAACCGCTGGCCCGCCACCGTCCGGCAGATCGCTGAGCTCATCACCGAAGCGGCCGCCCGTCAGTCGCGTGAGGTTCGCGAGCTCAAGGGGTTTCTGCATCGCTTGACCTCACGGCTCAAGGAAATCGATCGGTCGCTGGCGGGCACCCAGGATCAGTTCGCCGAAAACCTCAAGCGTGGTGAAGCCATGGCCGAGTCGGTGAACAGCCACCTGGGTCTGCTCAGCAGCGACGTGGCACAAGCCACCGATCTACCCGACTTACGGGAACTGGTTGAGCTACGTACCGAGGCGATTCATAGCCGCCTCCAGGGTTTTATCGACCACGAGCGAGAGCGTCACGTTGCGCAGGATGAGGAACTCAACGCGTTGCGGCGCCGGGTGGGCGAGCTGGAGTCCTCGGCGGGCGAGCTGAAGTCAGAGCTGGCGGATGCCCGGCAGGCAGCCACCGTTGATGCACTGACCGGCCTGCTGAACCGCAGGGCATACGATGCTCGGGTGGAAGAGCTGATCGGCGAGAGCCGGGATGCCAATACACCCCTCGGGCTGGTGGTCTGCGACATCGACCACTTTAAGAAGCTTAACGACACGCTCGGCCACCAGGCTGGTGACAAAGTTCTCGAGTCGGTGGCGCGGGTCCTGGCGAACAGCGTTCGTCGGGACGACCTGGTGGCACGCTATGGTGGCGAAGAGTTTGTGGTTGTCCTCCCGGGGAGCACGGGCGCGCACGCGAGGCAGGCCGCCGAGAAAATTCGGGCCGCCATCGAGGCGGCTAATTTCCGGTTTCAAGGCGAAAAGGTTGCCGTGACAATTTCCTGCGGCTGTGCTGAGCTCAGCGGAAGCGAGAGTGCTCTGGCGTTGTTTGAGCGCGCCGACCAGCTTCTGTATCAGGCTAAAGCGGCAGGTCGCAATCGGGTCTGCGGCCCTGAATCGTTAGCGGGTGCTACACCACCCCTGTCGCGCACCGGTTGA
- a CDS encoding protein kinase, with product MADTRETGPLDFHRLDELLDHALSLGAAERDAWLTELPAVHRSQLEDLLQRTEADDLQPLAAAARQLSESHAANAVVEPPGQPGNWRLQELIGTGGMGQVWLAVREAQDFAQTAAIKMLKAQRSGQDVLDRFLRERRILASLQHPGIARFLDAGVLDDGSPWFAMDYVAGQSLLGAAADLSLTAKINLFLKICDAVAYAHNRLVIHRDIKPANILVDEEGQPRLLDFGVAALLEDRVDAYQTGQAGSPITLQYASPEQVSDAEVTVASDVYQLGLLLYELLAERPPYRLGDLSLEQALETLTQKAPSPPSRHQLQLPRDLDAVVLKALQKDPADRYEQVAMLAADLRSYLGGFPVAARPPSPWYLAKRFVQRHATLVTLGALFAVGLTLATLVAVNRSREANAQAERSAKAQEILASVFRQADPYREGQSNIGLTDALRQARASIDEQVRGDPLLATEVYLALGETYAKLGLTDEEREAYQQAYDASQNLPASARRLNLSAVNGLGNALVRDDPAEAERFLRESLPDRPLNKQESQTWLRASYALANAYLRLRQMDRADDTVRSMAEVAEQFGQESARGRGQLSQLLAGVALRAGNREAADGHWRQAVAHMRETENPFPLAVMLSNQGIFLGQGGRIDESDAAFQESLGIFRRHSPSDPTHASVLRTYSGLLIRTGRYSEAVDRLQHARRIVEPTSEHYTRYVVLVNLARAAFLARQSATSVEAAMAGMTLALDRYGGEAEISHRMRLQLARLLSFAELHSEGLRLLLPLAEREQPSSDLLVELADIALDAAEPATARWALNQLEPAKTAKQRRVLIRSRVLSGQPLPTLEEFECGPSPAAYPDAFTVALRRWFFVLTAPTGSAAERALTTYTHPLFDPLDELRLYRVIATATVLPKGSAIGEDKVAALEALSNEFQAELTRSSLPALLERLSSNPADPLPTANDLPAWACAG from the coding sequence ATGGCAGATACCCGGGAAACCGGGCCGCTCGATTTCCACAGGCTGGACGAACTGCTCGACCACGCGCTATCCCTGGGCGCCGCAGAGCGCGACGCCTGGCTGACGGAGCTGCCGGCGGTCCATCGAAGCCAGCTCGAGGACTTGCTTCAACGTACCGAGGCTGACGATCTACAGCCCCTCGCCGCCGCTGCGCGGCAGCTGAGCGAAAGCCACGCGGCTAACGCGGTGGTTGAGCCGCCGGGCCAGCCAGGCAACTGGCGTCTGCAGGAACTGATCGGCACCGGCGGCATGGGGCAGGTTTGGCTGGCCGTTCGCGAGGCGCAGGACTTCGCGCAGACGGCGGCCATCAAGATGTTGAAGGCGCAGCGCAGCGGGCAGGACGTGCTGGATCGATTTCTGCGTGAGCGCCGTATCCTGGCGTCGTTGCAGCATCCCGGTATCGCACGGTTCCTTGATGCGGGTGTCCTGGACGACGGCTCTCCGTGGTTCGCCATGGACTACGTTGCCGGTCAAAGCCTGCTCGGTGCGGCGGCGGACCTTTCTCTCACCGCCAAGATCAATCTGTTTCTGAAGATCTGCGACGCGGTGGCTTATGCCCATAACCGCCTGGTGATTCATCGCGACATCAAGCCGGCCAATATCCTGGTCGACGAAGAGGGTCAGCCCAGGCTGCTGGACTTTGGCGTGGCGGCGTTGCTGGAAGACCGGGTCGATGCCTATCAGACCGGCCAGGCGGGCAGCCCGATCACCCTCCAATACGCGAGCCCGGAGCAGGTGAGCGATGCTGAGGTCACGGTGGCCAGCGACGTTTATCAGCTGGGACTGCTGCTGTACGAACTGCTGGCCGAGCGCCCGCCCTACCGGCTGGGCGACCTGTCGCTCGAGCAGGCGCTGGAGACGTTGACGCAGAAAGCGCCGTCGCCGCCAAGCCGTCACCAGCTTCAGCTTCCCCGTGATCTCGACGCGGTTGTGCTCAAGGCGCTGCAAAAAGATCCCGCGGATCGCTATGAGCAGGTTGCGATGCTGGCTGCTGATCTAAGGAGTTACCTCGGCGGATTTCCGGTCGCCGCACGGCCCCCGTCACCCTGGTATCTGGCGAAGCGATTTGTTCAGCGGCACGCCACGCTCGTCACACTTGGGGCACTCTTTGCTGTGGGCCTCACGCTGGCGACGTTGGTGGCGGTCAATCGGTCTCGCGAAGCTAACGCGCAGGCCGAGCGAAGCGCAAAAGCGCAGGAAATTCTGGCCAGCGTCTTTCGGCAGGCGGACCCCTACCGCGAGGGTCAGAGCAATATCGGTCTAACCGACGCGTTACGCCAGGCGCGGGCGTCCATCGATGAGCAGGTGAGGGGGGACCCGCTGCTGGCGACGGAGGTGTATCTAGCGCTGGGGGAAACGTACGCGAAGCTCGGCTTGACCGATGAGGAGCGAGAGGCTTACCAGCAGGCTTATGACGCCTCGCAAAACCTGCCGGCGTCGGCTCGGCGCCTGAATCTCAGTGCGGTGAATGGCCTCGGCAATGCCCTGGTACGAGACGATCCGGCGGAGGCGGAGCGGTTTTTACGAGAATCATTGCCTGATCGTCCTCTGAATAAGCAGGAGAGTCAGACGTGGCTTAGGGCCAGCTACGCCCTAGCCAACGCCTACCTCCGGCTAAGACAGATGGACCGGGCTGACGATACGGTGCGTTCGATGGCCGAAGTGGCTGAGCAATTCGGTCAAGAAAGCGCGCGCGGTCGTGGGCAGCTCAGCCAGCTGCTGGCCGGCGTTGCCCTCCGAGCCGGGAATCGCGAAGCGGCAGACGGACACTGGCGTCAGGCCGTGGCCCACATGCGGGAAACCGAAAACCCGTTTCCGCTGGCGGTCATGCTAAGCAATCAGGGGATCTTTTTGGGCCAGGGAGGGCGCATCGATGAGTCCGACGCCGCGTTTCAGGAGTCCCTCGGTATCTTCCGGCGCCATTCGCCGAGCGATCCAACCCACGCAAGCGTCCTGCGAACCTATTCAGGCCTGCTCATTCGCACCGGTCGATACTCTGAGGCTGTGGATCGCCTCCAGCATGCCCGACGAATCGTTGAGCCCACCAGCGAGCATTACACCCGCTATGTCGTGCTGGTGAACCTGGCCCGCGCGGCGTTCCTTGCCCGCCAAAGTGCCACCAGCGTGGAGGCTGCGATGGCCGGCATGACTCTGGCGCTTGATCGCTACGGCGGCGAAGCCGAGATCAGCCACCGGATGCGGCTGCAGCTCGCTAGGCTGCTGTCCTTTGCCGAGCTGCACAGCGAGGGTCTGCGTTTGCTGCTGCCCTTAGCGGAACGGGAGCAGCCGTCCAGCGATCTGCTAGTGGAACTGGCGGACATCGCGCTGGACGCCGCCGAGCCGGCGACGGCCCGGTGGGCTTTGAATCAGCTCGAACCGGCGAAAACCGCCAAGCAGCGGCGCGTGCTGATTCGAAGTCGCGTGCTGTCCGGCCAGCCGTTGCCGACATTGGAAGAGTTCGAGTGCGGGCCGTCGCCGGCGGCTTATCCTGATGCCTTTACGGTGGCGCTCCGTCGCTGGTTTTTTGTTCTGACCGCTCCCACCGGGTCGGCGGCGGAACGGGCCCTGACGACCTACACTCATCCGCTGTTCGATCCGCTGGATGAGCTGCGTTTATATCGCGTGATTGCTACCGCAACCGTTCTTCCGAAGGGCAGCGCCATCGGAGAGGACAAGGTTGCGGCGCTCGAGGCCCTCAGCAACGAATTTCAGGCCGAACTCACTCGATCATCGCTGCCAGCCCTCCTGGAACGTTTGTCGTCGAACCCGGCAGATCCCCTCCCGACAGCGAACGATCTTCCCGCCTGGGCTTGCGCTGGCTAA
- a CDS encoding ECF-type sigma factor — protein MSSQSPVSPGEVTQLLRAQAEGGEAALNHVVSLLYEELKTLAQSQLRRSSVRNELQTTSLVHEAFEKLSAANSAEFRNRGHFFAVACRVMRQIVIDTWRARMASKRGGGLQVESLHSNLLADLNDPHRVLRLDEALNQLEQDNEELAEVIDLSCFGGFSSAEIAELRGTSDRTVQRQLKRARAWVSHILENA, from the coding sequence ATGTCCAGCCAAAGCCCCGTTTCGCCGGGAGAGGTCACCCAGCTACTGAGAGCCCAGGCCGAAGGCGGGGAGGCGGCGCTCAACCACGTTGTGTCTTTGCTTTACGAAGAACTCAAAACGCTCGCTCAGTCGCAGCTCCGGCGTTCGAGCGTTCGCAACGAACTGCAGACCACGTCGCTGGTCCACGAAGCATTCGAAAAACTGTCGGCAGCCAACAGCGCGGAGTTTCGCAACCGCGGACATTTTTTTGCCGTCGCCTGCCGGGTGATGCGTCAGATTGTCATCGACACGTGGCGTGCCCGAATGGCGTCCAAACGCGGCGGTGGGCTGCAGGTGGAATCGCTGCACAGCAACCTGCTGGCCGACCTGAATGATCCACACCGCGTTCTGCGCCTGGATGAGGCGCTGAACCAGCTGGAGCAGGACAACGAGGAGCTGGCCGAAGTCATCGATCTATCCTGTTTTGGCGGCTTCAGCAGCGCTGAGATTGCCGAGCTTCGGGGCACCAGCGATCGGACGGTCCAGCGGCAGCTCAAGCGCGCCCGCGCCTGGGTAAGCCACATCCTGGAAAACGCCTGA
- a CDS encoding alpha/beta fold hydrolase yields MRTSDRSGNLALGYRCTVQAALGMVLLAWTCGVVAVETEVSIDVVGGTLEGSLLVPDLKPTVACGLIVAGSGPTDRNGNSAVLPGSNNSLKYLAQGLQAQGVETLRYDKRMVAASTTASQSESSLRFEHYVDDAVALYRWLDQRCSAPVFLLGHSEGGQIVLSAAEKVRPAGLVVLAGPGTHPADLIATQLSAQLTGNPLAQAIAALDTLRNGETVEAVPTGLESLLRPSVQPYLISWFAHDPAQQIEGLSLPILLLYGDTDLQVPVSEGELLASRASQARLQVIKGMNHVLKTADGGMAEQMASYSDPSLPLATGLMSAITEFMELTP; encoded by the coding sequence ATGCGGACGAGTGATCGTAGCGGGAATCTGGCGTTGGGCTACCGATGCACGGTACAAGCGGCTCTGGGGATGGTGCTGCTTGCCTGGACCTGCGGCGTTGTGGCCGTGGAGACCGAGGTATCGATCGATGTCGTGGGCGGAACGCTTGAAGGTTCGCTGCTGGTGCCGGATCTTAAACCCACCGTCGCCTGCGGCCTGATTGTTGCGGGTTCGGGTCCCACGGATCGTAACGGCAACTCAGCGGTGCTTCCCGGCAGCAATAACAGTCTCAAATACCTGGCGCAGGGGCTTCAGGCTCAGGGCGTTGAAACCCTCCGCTACGACAAGCGGATGGTCGCCGCCAGCACGACCGCAAGTCAGTCGGAGTCGTCGCTGCGCTTTGAGCACTACGTGGACGACGCCGTTGCGCTCTACCGATGGCTTGATCAGCGTTGCTCAGCGCCGGTGTTTCTCCTGGGCCACAGCGAAGGAGGGCAGATTGTGCTGTCGGCGGCAGAGAAAGTTCGGCCGGCGGGATTGGTGGTGCTGGCAGGACCAGGGACCCATCCGGCCGACCTGATTGCCACGCAGCTCAGCGCACAGCTAACAGGGAACCCGCTGGCGCAGGCCATCGCGGCGCTCGATACGCTGCGCAACGGGGAGACGGTAGAGGCAGTGCCCACCGGACTCGAGTCGCTGCTGCGCCCCTCCGTGCAGCCCTATCTGATCTCCTGGTTTGCTCATGACCCGGCGCAGCAGATCGAAGGTCTCTCGCTGCCGATACTGCTGCTCTACGGCGACACCGACCTGCAGGTCCCGGTGTCGGAAGGTGAGCTGCTCGCCTCGCGCGCTTCGCAGGCTCGTCTCCAGGTGATCAAGGGGATGAATCACGTGCTCAAAACGGCTGACGGCGGCATGGCGGAGCAGATGGCGAGCTACAGCGATCCGTCGCTGCCTTTGGCAACCGGGCTAATGTCTGCCATCACCGAATTCATGGAGCTGACACCATAA
- a CDS encoding SdpI family protein produces MTQKTANLLSLVLIAAGAVAGALAYPHMADTVPTHWNAAGEVDGYSSKLTGVLIGPVGALGMCLLMWIIPRISPKGFRTHEFAGVIHIFQVALVLFMLAVGGLIVLSGLGQPVSTERVIPLAVGLLLIVIGNYAGKLRKNFFVGIRTPWTLASDEVWARTHRMAGYCFVAAGAGLMIVGVGGLGMVPMVALSVAAGLLPVAYSFVLYQRLEGFDHADE; encoded by the coding sequence ATGACGCAAAAAACCGCTAACCTACTGTCCCTGGTGCTGATCGCTGCCGGGGCGGTGGCCGGTGCCTTGGCCTATCCTCACATGGCGGACACGGTGCCGACCCACTGGAACGCCGCCGGCGAGGTGGATGGCTACTCCAGCAAGCTGACGGGTGTCTTGATCGGGCCGGTTGGTGCTCTGGGTATGTGTCTGCTGATGTGGATCATCCCGAGGATTTCGCCCAAGGGTTTTCGAACTCATGAGTTTGCCGGCGTGATCCATATCTTCCAGGTGGCGCTGGTGCTCTTTATGCTCGCGGTTGGGGGGCTGATCGTGCTGAGCGGCCTCGGTCAGCCCGTTTCCACCGAGCGCGTCATTCCGCTGGCGGTGGGCCTGCTGCTTATTGTCATCGGCAATTACGCCGGGAAACTCCGCAAGAATTTTTTTGTGGGAATTCGCACGCCGTGGACGCTGGCCAGCGACGAGGTCTGGGCCCGAACCCACCGGATGGCCGGCTACTGTTTTGTCGCGGCCGGTGCCGGGCTGATGATCGTCGGCGTCGGGGGGCTGGGGATGGTGCCCATGGTCGCGCTGTCGGTGGCTGCCGGTCTGCTACCGGTCGCATACTCCTTTGTGCTATACCAGCGGCTCGAGGGCTTTGATCATGCGGACGAGTGA
- a CDS encoding autorepressor SdpR family transcription factor, whose translation MIGQSVFKALADPTRREILRILRAGSMPAGDIADHFPMTKASLSHHFSLLKQADLVRTERRGQQIVYSLNTTVMQDAAGVLMELLNPPATEVNDDAKNR comes from the coding sequence ATGATCGGGCAATCGGTTTTTAAGGCGTTGGCGGATCCGACCCGGCGGGAGATCCTGCGGATCCTGCGGGCGGGTTCCATGCCTGCCGGCGACATTGCCGACCATTTCCCGATGACCAAAGCCTCGCTTTCCCACCATTTCAGCCTCTTGAAACAGGCTGATCTAGTTCGAACTGAACGCCGCGGTCAGCAAATTGTTTACTCCCTGAACACCACCGTGATGCAGGACGCTGCCGGGGTGCTGATGGAGCTGCTCAATCCCCCTGCTACGGAGGTCAACGATGACGCAAAAAACCGCTAA
- a CDS encoding acetyl-CoA acetyltransferase: MSEVFILGGAQTDFARNWAREGLTVYDLFSETLTAAVTSTRLEPNGIQSGHVGNFAGDLFAGQGLMGGFFGHTFPELDDIPTARHEAACASGSMAVIAAMNDILAGHVECSAVVGLELMRNVPGRQGAEHLGAAAWSGVEATDCDFPWPFLFDRITQAYESRYGIDDAHLREISRINYDNGRRNPLAQTRGWDISEAFFSDDPETNPVIEGRVRKSDCGQMTDGAASIILAGKAFAEDHARRQGMALDDLPRIRGWGHRSGPLLLEEKLRRSQEQPLLFPHAAKTFSDALSRSGFKDISQLDGLETHDCFTVTEYMAIDHCGLTPPGESWRVIEDGTIGPRGSFPVNASGGLIGLGHPVGATGVRMVLDCARQVTGQAGDSQVEGARNMITFNLGGSATTCASFVVGVGES; this comes from the coding sequence ATGAGTGAGGTGTTCATTCTGGGGGGAGCCCAGACCGACTTCGCCCGCAACTGGGCGCGGGAAGGGCTGACGGTTTATGACCTGTTCAGCGAGACCCTCACGGCTGCGGTGACGTCGACACGGTTGGAGCCCAACGGCATCCAGTCCGGGCACGTTGGCAACTTTGCCGGCGACCTGTTTGCCGGTCAGGGCCTGATGGGCGGATTTTTTGGTCATACGTTCCCCGAGCTCGACGACATTCCAACCGCACGGCATGAGGCGGCCTGCGCGTCGGGCTCGATGGCGGTGATTGCGGCCATGAACGATATTCTCGCCGGGCACGTTGAGTGTTCCGCGGTGGTGGGCCTTGAGCTTATGCGCAACGTTCCCGGGCGTCAGGGCGCGGAACATCTCGGTGCGGCGGCCTGGTCTGGGGTCGAGGCGACCGACTGCGACTTTCCATGGCCGTTCCTTTTCGATCGGATCACCCAGGCCTATGAGTCTCGCTACGGGATTGACGATGCGCACCTGCGGGAGATCTCGCGAATCAATTACGACAATGGCCGGCGCAACCCGCTCGCCCAAACGCGTGGCTGGGATATCAGCGAAGCGTTTTTTTCTGATGACCCGGAGACTAATCCGGTGATCGAGGGGCGAGTACGAAAAAGTGACTGCGGCCAGATGACCGACGGCGCCGCGAGCATCATCTTAGCCGGTAAAGCGTTTGCCGAAGATCACGCCCGGCGCCAGGGTATGGCTCTGGACGATCTGCCTCGGATTCGGGGCTGGGGGCATCGATCCGGGCCGCTGCTGCTGGAAGAAAAGCTGCGTCGAAGCCAGGAACAGCCGCTGTTGTTTCCTCACGCGGCAAAAACATTCAGCGACGCGTTGAGTCGATCGGGCTTCAAAGACATTTCCCAACTCGACGGTCTGGAGACGCATGACTGTTTCACCGTAACGGAGTACATGGCCATCGATCACTGTGGCCTGACGCCGCCGGGTGAGAGCTGGCGGGTTATCGAAGACGGCACAATTGGACCGCGGGGCAGCTTTCCGGTCAATGCTAGCGGGGGGCTGATCGGGCTGGGTCATCCGGTCGGGGCCACCGGCGTCAGAATGGTGCTCGACTGCGCTCGTCAGGTCACCGGCCAGGCGGGTGACTCCCAGGTGGAAGGTGCGCGAAACATGATCACCTTCAATCTGGGCGGCAGCGCCACCACGTGCGCCAGCTTTGTGGTGGGTGTGGGCGAAAGCTAG